One Streptosporangium sp. NBC_01495 DNA window includes the following coding sequences:
- a CDS encoding YetF domain-containing protein — protein MNSFGDALIGDWHRAVYAAVKALALFLTAVVAFRLTERRTMAEFAPFDWVAAVAVGAIVGRTATATDASWLTGAAALLALLAAHAAITRLRFLPVVSRLVDPPMRILIHDGHVNWRDLRRCGLTKADLEAVLHQHGYHGPAGIHLAIFEAKGAVSILPYPPTTPDATR, from the coding sequence GTGAACAGCTTCGGTGACGCCCTGATCGGCGACTGGCACCGTGCCGTCTACGCCGCGGTCAAGGCGCTGGCGTTGTTCCTGACCGCCGTGGTGGCGTTCCGGCTCACCGAACGCCGGACCATGGCGGAGTTCGCCCCGTTCGACTGGGTCGCCGCCGTCGCGGTCGGCGCCATCGTGGGACGTACCGCCACCGCGACCGACGCCTCGTGGCTGACCGGCGCGGCGGCGCTGCTGGCCCTGCTCGCCGCCCACGCGGCCATCACCAGGCTGCGGTTCCTGCCGGTCGTCAGCCGCCTGGTCGACCCACCGATGCGAATCCTGATCCACGACGGACACGTCAACTGGCGCGACCTGCGCCGTTGCGGGCTCACCAAAGCCGACCTCGAAGCCGTGCTCCACCAGCACGGCTATCACGGCCCGGCCGGCATCCACCTCGCGATCTTCGAGGCCAAGGGTGCCGTCTCCATCCTGCCGTACCCTCCGACCACACCGGATGCGACCCGGTAG
- a CDS encoding LamG-like jellyroll fold domain-containing protein: protein MHDKNLVKVYKDREYTSTTMVRHDGMVVAFAVGTDRRVYYSVLSLDQADRARGALDAAYWNNDPGLLPFPAEIVDVSAEAPLAAVMPTVKKRGSVEASSSEKLLPGEDDPFLSTTARLTSTFPIQVLSDGRHILVFRQSVAAGDSGSVYETTGGLWSGDSARKDYTLAGGAKVAAADSALLCDRFVLVGAELKPVVEVRYQRSRSRVAPASGGDTLGTRDMEGRLFFEPTLKLSFAGRLSGGIFSVLSLPTAISGFSRWQIFTADDAGLLHSYNLEQSPEGLFNVKGTQLYTSPDAKFAGSVLERAPGIDSHTGKLLVPVRPPQNRGGTALRFDNTAGAPVILGKVATAVPAGPYTMEAWIKPATTTTGIIVGRTDTTGLATPVHLSLKADGKLLFGHGSQSLTSTAAVPMGAYSHVAAVFDGSQMQLFLDGVPVGTLATTAKVEVTAQLVVGKRVVSGPAQADPFNGHIDEVRIWTLPRGDFSARGQRPAGTEAGLYAYFPFDEGSGTKVHDRGGNKFEGTFDAGPVWTDSDAPLFDGPGVSRQSFSITGRKVVCGLTATLYYQQQPAVTGYGHTPSPEKGQARVLLAFATSGPPPTGEPSARSYVATLDFALSREGKLATAPGVIDLTWIGTPDPTKDNDKLRAAQEAVTAARGQLYNDQVLAEQLPATRARLAQIDHELYDGGAISLYTLNRTIVGPARDWGGHRERERRLFAEMAVLSPKADRQFEAKERLGTDKAALDTALNAQATLTGALLGAAEAVLAMPKVCIDRSGLTVLGALLSFAWTTHAPALLDSSTGEVALYFRGGEGQFFAVYYATTISPAVKEIAVTGGALRLSGRDVAMKLADFDVKVTATGTGVCKVEVTRGTTVETFTSVPDRADLLAAVLNGSARGSDLGTVLSVQDKTVTLTEPLTTTLRAGLVITVGEDSRTVAAGQSGSAQITLTTGNLTAGTGAKVRIAAYDYTLASCNVAGMSPAHGSLLVSAYAGTASTPVPGGTASNLSEPLGPRWHGDAPGRAFSFDSAQKHRLELTSTANISALAASGNLTLEAWAKPTFVDGMDTVLHTDLVDTWYSLGVEDGTRTNGERGYAINVNINKQVFRSSEVFPLAEWAHLAVSFEQSWAIQMDGTGHLNAGGAGGLDLVDDLTIEASVKLDSIGAKQGLVGKGALGVGNHTAVPYCLYVDTDGRLAFTFESGSGSAAAKVYKSDTALAAGVFHKVAVTRKNPTGLEKRVEICFFVNGRKVGDSQWYSGAKPVGNDAPAELGRMVVGKTASGLKGALSEVRIWNVVRDGDQIGVPITTKASGLAAWWAFPESKGSQTEDLCGSYPATLHAVTRVRTPDPDGNRFTFYRNGSPVPSEKTTSMTASVVRPTSARSVVADGFTGDLDEIRAWRTARTQEQILDNMFGRVRGDRQDLLAYYPFDADDTVTGAAVKDAGLSGHHLTQSSPAPKIVLSTAPISTDTAQIRSALTGIRTAFHTSIAHTPAATEYGDIQRLTDDSLIGVLKRAYTYLQADKSWALNTGYKVGELTTTWVGQAQFDPQLIGYIEGAPPIPSENLIAGTADNYKGASSVAFVQADNVVNALSSNKNNSIDTSAKVKFEIATAQSIWTVAAPLGAGTAQPMAEATLDLGLNVELKYANTWSNETKVSQGTNTTRTSKVEVTGGWEDPDPTKQINPTAGRRWVPANTGFAVVQSETADLYALRLVHSGALVAYRMLPSPDIPRDWNLIPFPINPRYTKQGTLDGVVGYAKDETAQGLRSFPDPHFPKAGQGERGEFSYYRPVEAYRIKKRIQREQQQLQGFYESVSTETHAPDPTHGQAAKVLNGMMGGTGAEVTQGGNPETGREATRAASRRNIVNTYVWTAAGGFFAETTGTTDQVTETTTGSFTFTAAIGWSEVGGFAIGNVGAKFGFESTTTTGYSITRSKSKDATRTFSLDVTCAPGNQLQKHNGDTPLFDADGKPILVPGRVDAYRFMTLYLDTTTDNFEDFYGKVIDPEWLDRSKDPNALALKRAQQSDRKPPCWRIMHRVTFVSRVLDTATTTPSLAQAMGALGITSDYELIHRLKPYLAGATGDFNALSRAAKTALATHFARLAPYAETIVGRLAAYYNLPPDAPALTPAAPTPLSTLTSTTKSVAQGTNLTVHYSTPPGTVSAKNWIGLYPVDKKPSQVEALDWKYAPEADGTIAIPTTKLPGPGTYAAWYLHNDGYTALTGVLMFTVT from the coding sequence ATGCACGACAAAAACCTGGTGAAGGTCTACAAGGACCGCGAGTACACCTCCACGACAATGGTCCGCCACGACGGCATGGTCGTCGCCTTCGCGGTGGGAACCGACCGGCGTGTCTACTACAGCGTGCTGAGCCTGGACCAGGCCGACCGGGCGCGGGGAGCGCTGGACGCGGCCTATTGGAACAACGATCCGGGACTGCTGCCCTTCCCCGCCGAAATCGTCGACGTGAGCGCGGAGGCGCCGCTGGCGGCGGTCATGCCGACGGTGAAGAAACGCGGCTCGGTGGAGGCGTCGTCCTCGGAGAAGCTACTGCCGGGAGAGGACGACCCGTTCCTGTCGACGACGGCTCGGCTGACTTCTACCTTCCCCATCCAGGTGCTGTCGGACGGCCGGCACATCCTGGTGTTTCGCCAGTCGGTCGCGGCCGGTGATTCGGGGTCGGTGTACGAGACGACCGGGGGCCTGTGGTCGGGGGATTCGGCGCGCAAGGACTACACCCTGGCCGGCGGGGCCAAGGTCGCCGCGGCCGACTCCGCGTTGCTGTGCGACCGGTTCGTGCTGGTCGGCGCCGAACTCAAGCCGGTCGTGGAGGTGCGCTACCAGCGCAGCCGCAGCAGGGTCGCCCCCGCCTCCGGCGGAGACACGCTGGGCACCCGCGACATGGAGGGGCGGCTGTTCTTCGAGCCGACCCTGAAGCTGTCGTTCGCGGGCAGGCTCAGCGGCGGGATCTTCTCGGTGCTGTCGCTGCCGACCGCGATCTCGGGGTTCTCCCGCTGGCAGATCTTCACCGCCGACGACGCCGGTCTCCTGCACAGTTACAACCTGGAACAGAGCCCCGAGGGGTTGTTCAACGTCAAGGGCACGCAGCTCTACACGAGCCCGGATGCCAAATTCGCCGGTTCGGTGCTGGAGCGGGCGCCGGGAATCGACTCCCACACCGGGAAACTGCTGGTGCCGGTGCGCCCGCCGCAGAATCGGGGGGGCACCGCGCTGCGGTTCGACAACACGGCCGGCGCCCCGGTCATCTTGGGGAAGGTCGCCACGGCGGTGCCCGCGGGACCGTACACGATGGAGGCCTGGATCAAGCCCGCCACCACCACCACCGGAATCATCGTGGGCCGTACCGACACGACCGGCTTGGCCACCCCGGTCCATCTGAGCCTGAAGGCCGACGGCAAGCTGCTGTTCGGCCATGGCTCGCAGAGTCTCACCTCCACCGCGGCGGTGCCGATGGGCGCCTACTCGCATGTGGCGGCGGTCTTCGACGGATCGCAGATGCAACTGTTCCTGGACGGCGTGCCGGTGGGGACTCTCGCCACGACCGCGAAAGTTGAGGTCACCGCCCAGCTCGTGGTGGGCAAACGAGTCGTTTCGGGCCCGGCGCAGGCCGATCCCTTCAACGGGCATATCGACGAGGTACGGATCTGGACGCTCCCCCGCGGCGATTTCTCGGCGCGCGGGCAACGGCCGGCCGGCACCGAGGCCGGGCTGTACGCCTACTTCCCCTTCGACGAAGGCTCGGGCACCAAGGTGCACGACCGCGGTGGCAACAAGTTCGAGGGCACGTTCGACGCCGGTCCGGTGTGGACGGATTCGGACGCACCGTTGTTCGACGGCCCGGGAGTGAGCCGCCAGTCGTTCTCGATCACCGGGCGCAAGGTGGTCTGCGGTCTGACCGCGACCCTGTACTACCAGCAGCAACCGGCGGTGACGGGATACGGCCACACGCCGTCGCCGGAGAAGGGGCAGGCGCGGGTACTCCTGGCCTTCGCCACCTCGGGACCGCCGCCGACGGGCGAACCGAGCGCCCGCTCCTACGTCGCGACCCTGGACTTCGCACTGTCGCGGGAGGGGAAGCTGGCCACAGCGCCGGGAGTGATCGATCTGACCTGGATCGGCACGCCCGACCCCACCAAGGACAACGACAAGCTGCGGGCCGCCCAGGAGGCCGTCACCGCGGCCCGCGGTCAGCTCTACAACGACCAGGTGCTCGCGGAGCAGCTCCCGGCCACCAGGGCGCGGTTGGCCCAGATCGATCACGAGCTGTACGACGGAGGCGCCATCAGCTTGTACACGCTCAACCGGACCATCGTCGGCCCGGCCCGCGACTGGGGCGGCCACCGGGAGAGGGAGAGAAGACTCTTCGCCGAGATGGCCGTCCTGAGTCCGAAAGCTGATCGCCAGTTCGAGGCCAAAGAGCGACTCGGCACGGACAAGGCGGCCTTGGATACGGCGCTCAACGCGCAGGCCACGCTGACCGGGGCGCTGCTCGGCGCGGCCGAGGCGGTCCTGGCGATGCCCAAGGTGTGCATCGACCGCTCGGGCCTGACCGTGCTGGGTGCCCTGTTGTCCTTCGCCTGGACGACCCACGCCCCCGCGCTGCTGGACAGCTCCACCGGTGAGGTGGCGCTGTACTTCCGTGGCGGGGAGGGCCAGTTCTTCGCCGTCTACTACGCGACCACCATCTCCCCCGCCGTCAAGGAGATCGCCGTGACGGGCGGCGCGTTGCGCCTGTCCGGCCGCGATGTCGCGATGAAACTGGCCGACTTCGACGTGAAGGTGACCGCGACCGGGACCGGCGTGTGCAAGGTGGAGGTGACCCGGGGGACAACGGTAGAGACGTTCACCTCGGTACCCGACCGGGCCGACCTCCTGGCCGCGGTGCTGAACGGCTCGGCACGAGGATCGGACCTGGGGACGGTCCTGTCGGTCCAGGACAAGACCGTGACGCTGACCGAGCCGCTGACGACCACGCTGAGAGCGGGCTTGGTCATCACGGTGGGCGAGGACAGCCGCACCGTCGCAGCCGGGCAGTCGGGGTCGGCGCAGATCACCCTCACCACCGGCAACCTCACCGCCGGTACGGGCGCCAAGGTCCGCATCGCGGCCTACGACTACACGCTGGCCTCCTGCAACGTCGCCGGCATGTCGCCGGCCCACGGCTCACTGCTCGTCAGCGCCTACGCCGGGACCGCCTCCACGCCGGTGCCCGGGGGGACCGCGTCGAATCTCAGCGAACCGCTGGGGCCGCGCTGGCACGGTGACGCGCCGGGACGGGCGTTCTCCTTCGACTCCGCCCAAAAACACCGCCTGGAACTGACGAGTACGGCGAACATCTCCGCCCTGGCCGCGTCCGGGAACCTGACCCTCGAAGCCTGGGCCAAGCCGACGTTCGTCGACGGCATGGACACCGTTCTTCACACCGATCTCGTTGACACGTGGTACTCACTGGGTGTGGAGGACGGCACCCGGACCAACGGGGAGCGCGGCTACGCCATCAACGTGAACATCAACAAGCAGGTCTTCCGCAGCTCCGAGGTGTTCCCCCTGGCCGAGTGGGCGCATCTGGCGGTGTCGTTCGAGCAGAGCTGGGCGATCCAGATGGACGGCACCGGCCACCTGAACGCCGGCGGCGCGGGCGGCCTGGACCTCGTGGACGACCTGACCATCGAGGCGTCCGTGAAACTCGACTCCATCGGCGCCAAGCAGGGGCTGGTCGGCAAGGGCGCGCTCGGCGTCGGCAACCACACCGCCGTCCCCTACTGCCTGTATGTGGACACCGACGGTCGCCTCGCCTTCACCTTCGAGTCCGGCTCCGGCTCGGCCGCGGCGAAGGTCTACAAGTCGGACACGGCCCTGGCGGCGGGCGTCTTCCACAAGGTCGCCGTCACCCGCAAGAACCCCACCGGCCTTGAGAAGAGAGTGGAGATCTGCTTCTTCGTCAACGGCAGGAAGGTCGGCGATTCGCAGTGGTACAGCGGCGCCAAGCCCGTGGGCAACGACGCGCCGGCCGAGCTGGGCCGGATGGTGGTGGGCAAGACGGCGTCCGGTCTGAAGGGCGCGCTGTCGGAGGTGCGGATCTGGAACGTCGTCAGGGACGGTGACCAGATCGGCGTGCCGATCACCACCAAGGCCTCCGGCCTGGCCGCGTGGTGGGCCTTCCCCGAGAGCAAGGGCTCCCAGACCGAGGACCTGTGCGGCTCCTACCCGGCCACGCTGCACGCGGTGACCCGCGTCCGCACCCCCGACCCCGACGGGAACCGGTTCACCTTCTACCGCAACGGCAGCCCCGTCCCCTCGGAGAAGACGACCTCGATGACGGCGAGCGTGGTGCGGCCCACCTCCGCACGCTCGGTGGTGGCCGACGGGTTCACCGGTGACCTGGACGAGATCCGGGCGTGGCGTACCGCCCGCACCCAGGAGCAGATCCTCGACAACATGTTCGGCCGCGTCCGCGGCGACCGGCAGGACCTGCTGGCCTACTATCCCTTCGACGCCGACGACACCGTGACCGGGGCGGCGGTGAAGGACGCCGGTCTGAGCGGCCACCACCTGACCCAGTCGAGTCCGGCCCCCAAGATCGTGTTGTCCACCGCGCCGATCTCCACCGACACCGCCCAGATCCGCTCCGCGCTGACCGGCATCCGCACCGCCTTCCACACCTCGATCGCGCACACCCCGGCCGCCACCGAGTACGGCGACATCCAGCGCCTCACCGACGATTCGCTCATCGGGGTGCTGAAACGGGCCTACACCTACCTGCAGGCCGACAAATCGTGGGCACTCAACACCGGGTACAAGGTCGGCGAGCTGACCACCACCTGGGTGGGCCAGGCCCAGTTCGACCCGCAACTGATCGGCTACATCGAAGGCGCCCCGCCGATCCCGTCGGAGAACCTCATCGCCGGCACCGCCGACAACTACAAGGGCGCCTCCTCGGTCGCCTTCGTCCAGGCGGACAACGTCGTCAACGCCCTGTCATCGAACAAGAACAACAGCATCGACACGTCCGCGAAGGTGAAATTCGAAATAGCGACCGCCCAGAGCATCTGGACCGTCGCCGCGCCCCTGGGCGCCGGTACGGCACAGCCAATGGCCGAAGCCACCTTGGATCTCGGGCTCAACGTCGAACTCAAGTACGCCAACACCTGGAGCAACGAAACCAAGGTGTCCCAAGGCACCAACACCACCCGTACCAGCAAGGTAGAGGTCACCGGCGGCTGGGAGGACCCCGACCCGACCAAGCAGATCAACCCCACCGCCGGGCGGCGCTGGGTGCCGGCCAACACCGGGTTCGCCGTGGTGCAGTCCGAGACCGCCGACCTGTACGCGCTGCGCCTGGTCCACAGCGGCGCCCTGGTCGCCTACCGGATGCTGCCCAGCCCCGACATCCCCCGCGACTGGAACCTCATCCCCTTCCCGATCAACCCCCGCTACACCAAGCAGGGCACCCTGGACGGCGTCGTCGGCTACGCCAAGGACGAGACGGCCCAAGGACTGCGCTCCTTCCCCGACCCGCACTTCCCCAAGGCGGGCCAAGGGGAGCGCGGCGAGTTCAGCTACTACCGGCCGGTGGAGGCCTACCGGATCAAGAAGCGGATCCAGCGCGAACAGCAGCAGCTGCAGGGCTTCTACGAATCGGTGTCCACCGAGACCCACGCCCCCGACCCCACCCACGGCCAGGCGGCCAAGGTACTGAACGGCATGATGGGCGGCACCGGCGCAGAGGTCACTCAAGGCGGCAACCCCGAGACCGGACGCGAGGCCACCCGGGCCGCCTCACGCCGCAACATCGTCAACACCTACGTGTGGACCGCCGCCGGTGGCTTCTTCGCCGAGACCACCGGCACCACCGACCAGGTCACCGAGACCACGACCGGCTCCTTCACCTTCACCGCCGCCATCGGCTGGAGCGAAGTCGGGGGCTTCGCGATCGGCAACGTCGGCGCCAAGTTCGGCTTCGAGTCCACCACGACCACCGGCTACAGCATCACCCGCAGCAAGTCCAAGGACGCCACCCGCACCTTCAGCCTGGACGTCACCTGCGCCCCCGGCAACCAGTTGCAAAAACACAACGGCGACACTCCCCTGTTCGACGCCGACGGCAAACCGATCCTGGTGCCCGGCCGCGTCGACGCCTACCGCTTCATGACCCTCTACCTCGACACCACCACCGACAACTTCGAGGACTTCTACGGCAAGGTCATCGATCCCGAATGGCTGGACCGCAGCAAGGACCCCAACGCGCTGGCGCTCAAGCGCGCCCAGCAATCCGACCGCAAACCCCCCTGCTGGCGCATCATGCACCGCGTCACCTTCGTCAGCCGCGTCCTGGACACCGCCACCACCACCCCGTCCCTGGCCCAGGCCATGGGTGCCCTCGGCATCACCAGCGACTACGAGCTGATCCATCGCCTCAAGCCCTACCTGGCCGGCGCCACCGGCGACTTCAACGCGTTGAGCCGGGCAGCCAAAACCGCGCTGGCCACACACTTCGCCCGCCTCGCCCCCTACGCCGAGACCATCGTGGGCCGCCTGGCGGCCTACTACAACCTCCCCCCCGACGCCCCCGCCCTCACGCCCGCCGCACCGACGCCCCTGAGCACCCTCACCAGCACCACGAAGTCCGTCGCCCAGGGGACGAACCTCACCGTCCACTACTCCACCCCACCCGGCACCGTCAGCGCCAAGAACTGGATCGGCCTGTATCCGGTCGACAAGAAGCCCTCGCAAGTGGAGGCCCTCGACTGGAAATACGCCCCCGAAGCCGACGGCACCATCGCCATTCCCACCACCAAGCTGCCCGGCCCGGGAACCTACGCGGCCTGGTACCTCCACAACGACGGCTACACCGCCCTGACAGGCGTACTCATGTTCACCGTGACCTGA
- the efeB gene encoding iron uptake transporter deferrochelatase/peroxidase subunit — translation MSERISRRKLFGMGAAGVAVAGAGAGAIAVRGAGGGPAPAQAASTSDPVPFYGEHQAGIVTPAQDRLHFVSFDVTTDKKAELAELLQEWTAAAARMTQGQEAGAFGAIGGQPEAPPDDTGEALGLPASGLTLTVGFGGSLFDDRFGLASRRPAALADLPHLPGDALLPEISGGDLCVQACAHDPQVAVHAIRNLARIGFGRVSVRWSQLGFGRTSSTSRAQATPRNLMGFKDGTSNLKLEDVALLREQLWVGPDDGSDWMTGGSYLVTRKIRMLVETWDRAPLAEQEQIFGRNKGEGAPLGGKAEFDVIDFDAKGPDGEALIKDDAHVRLAHPSHNGGARLLRRGYNYVDGSDGLGRLDAGLFFIAYQRDPHRQFVAVQRSLAGKDSLNEYIKHVSSGLFACPPGVRDAGDYWGHALFS, via the coding sequence ATGAGCGAGCGGATCAGCCGCAGGAAGCTGTTCGGGATGGGCGCCGCGGGCGTGGCGGTCGCCGGCGCCGGCGCGGGCGCCATCGCGGTGCGCGGGGCGGGAGGCGGGCCCGCCCCAGCCCAGGCCGCCTCCACCTCCGATCCCGTCCCCTTCTACGGCGAGCACCAGGCGGGCATCGTCACCCCGGCGCAGGACCGGCTGCACTTCGTCTCCTTCGACGTGACGACGGACAAGAAGGCGGAGCTGGCCGAGCTGCTGCAGGAGTGGACCGCCGCCGCGGCCCGGATGACGCAGGGGCAGGAGGCGGGCGCGTTCGGCGCGATCGGCGGCCAGCCCGAGGCGCCGCCCGACGACACCGGCGAGGCCCTCGGCCTGCCCGCCTCCGGGCTGACGCTGACCGTCGGCTTCGGCGGATCGCTGTTCGACGACCGGTTCGGGCTCGCCTCCCGCAGGCCGGCCGCGCTGGCCGACCTGCCGCACCTGCCCGGTGACGCGCTGCTGCCGGAGATCTCCGGCGGCGACCTGTGCGTGCAGGCGTGCGCGCACGACCCGCAGGTGGCGGTGCACGCCATCCGCAACCTGGCGCGCATCGGCTTCGGCCGGGTCTCGGTGCGCTGGTCCCAGCTCGGCTTCGGCCGTACGTCGTCGACCTCGCGCGCGCAGGCGACGCCGCGCAACCTGATGGGTTTCAAGGACGGCACCTCCAACCTCAAGCTGGAGGACGTGGCGCTGCTGAGGGAGCAGCTCTGGGTGGGGCCGGACGACGGCTCCGACTGGATGACCGGGGGCAGCTACCTGGTGACCCGCAAGATCCGGATGCTGGTCGAGACGTGGGACCGGGCGCCGCTGGCCGAACAGGAGCAGATCTTCGGCCGGAACAAGGGGGAGGGGGCCCCGCTGGGAGGGAAGGCCGAGTTCGACGTGATCGACTTCGACGCCAAGGGCCCCGACGGGGAAGCCCTGATCAAGGACGACGCGCACGTACGGCTGGCGCACCCGTCCCACAACGGCGGCGCGCGGCTGCTGCGCCGGGGCTACAACTACGTGGACGGCTCCGACGGGCTGGGCCGCCTGGACGCCGGGCTGTTCTTCATCGCCTACCAGCGCGATCCCCACCGGCAGTTCGTCGCCGTGCAGAGATCCCTGGCGGGGAAGGACTCCCTCAACGAGTACATCAAGCACGTCTCCAGCGGCCTGTTCGCCTGCCCGCCGGGCGTGCGCGACGCGGGCGACTACTGGGGCCACGCCCTGTTCTCCTGA